The window CTCTCAAGATTTTATGCTATTTGCCGGCAGCAAAGGAGAACAGCATTTTGTCGACGGCAAAAACAGCAGTTTTTTTGCACCAATTAGAATAAAAGCCATTGATGAATATTTATATGTATTAGATAAGAATGTATTAAGGAGAATTTCCATAGATAATAACGGAGATGCCTCAGATGTTGAATCCATAGCTGGGCAGCCCGGTAAAGGCTCCCAGGAAAACACCAATAGTGCTACCCTCCTAAAAAACTACCCTGGTTTCTATGCCTTATTTAAAGAGCCCTGTGATTTTGAAGTTGATAAAGAGGGAAATATATTTGTTACAGATTTAAAAGGTTATGTGATATGGAAAATAACAAATAACCCATAGATCTTAGCTTGTTAAAGGCACAGAATTTAGTCTTCAGGTATCACAAAAGTGTACTCCCAGTCAGCAAATTTTATTTTATCATTGTTAATTATTTCTGTATCGACAAGTTTATCAATTCTTTTACCATTAACAAAAGTACCGTTTGTAGATCCGAGATCCATTAAATAATACCGGCCTTCTCTTACAAAAATCTCTGCATGATTTTTGCTAACAAAGCTGTTATTGCATACGTAATCGGCATTCTTATTTTTTCTTCCTATAATAAAGTCTCTTTTATCGATATTTATTTTTTCTGTTTTATCCTTTGCAGTAGGATCACTGCCTTCATTTATCCTGCGTACCAAATAAGGATAGACAGGATTCTCAACCACCATAGTTAAAGTATAGCCGTCATCATTCTTTATCTTTTCATACTCATAGGCCGCTCTTAAAACCTTACCTGGAAAATCATCATTGCCTGCATATGTCAAAAGCTCATCCTTTGCCTGCTGCGGAAGCCCTGACTTTATCAAAATCCCAATTATTTCATCGGAAGATATTGTTCCACTTCTTAATACCTTAACATATCTATCATTTATTTGTTTTATCAACTCATTTATTGTGCATCTCTTGGAACTCAATCCATCGCTTGGCATGTATTTGCCTTTTTTCCAGTTGTCTAGAGTGTCCTGACTTATCAAAAGTTTTCTTGTAAATTCGGCACCGCTTATAAAAAGTGCTTCTATTATTTCAGAAAGTATCCATGCAAAAACATTCATAAACCCCTCACCAATCACTTTAAAAACTTCGGTAAATTCCTCGGTAAAAACTTCGGTAAAATTCTCCCATACAATTTCCTATTTTACTTCTACAAAAAAAGTAGTACCTTATTGTTGTGAGATATAGTTACAAATTCATACAAATATTTTATTTTACTTTTGTAAAAATGTCAAAATTCTAAATACATATTATGAAAAGAATTATTTAGGAGGGGTTATTTATGGACAGGCAGGTTCTGACAACAGTGCTTGATATATTGGATGTAAAAAAATCGTATGCTGCAAAGGTAATTGGTGTAAACAATTCAACCTTCAGCCTAAAGCTAAAAAATTATAAGATGAGATACCGTTTGTTTGACGATGAAATAACCTTGCTTATAGAAAAAATATTCAAAGAAAGTCTCTTTATTAAGGAGAATGATGAGTCTGTCAAGGTAATTAGAAAAACAGCAAAAGCCAAACAAATAGCAGAGGCACTTATTAATTTAATGCAGGCAGACCAAAAGAAATACGACAGCAGTTTACCGACTTTAACCGATGATAACTATCCTGAATATATTATAAGCCTAATCTGGCTGGAGCAAGTGAAAAACAATGACATGTACGCACTTAAGAAGCTTAGCAAGGCAAACAAAGACAAAGGTGCTGTTAAAGATATTGTCAAAGAGGCTGATAAACATGTGCATGATGAGTACAGCCATAATTTTATGGCATGTGACAACATTTTTTCCCGGGAAATAATTCCAAAAACACAAATTGACATAAAGAATTTAATCGAAGATAACTACATACTTACATCGATAATAAAAAGACTCCTTAATGAAATGGCCAGCGACAGCTTCAGTACTTACACCCCTTTAAACTGACTGACTGCGGCCCTTTGGGATGATGTTCTCTGATTTTTAGAGGATATCATCTTTTTTATTGTTAGTGACAATTAAAAACCGACAAAGGAGTTTTAACATAAATTCAACCCTAATTTTATTGAATAAAAATAGCACATACTGTATAATTTAAATATTCAAAAACAAATATAACTTGAGGTGAACATATTGAATACTATTTTTGAAGGCGGGATTACTTCCCCAAAAGGATTTTTAGCTGCTGGTGAAGCATGTGGAATAAAGAAAAACGGTAAAAAAGACATCGCAATCATTTCTTCAATAGATACTGCAGTTGCTGCAGGTGTTTTTACAACAAATAAGGTAAAAGGCCATTCTCTCCAGGTTACTATGGAGCATATAAAAAGCGGTTATTCCAGAGCACTTGTTATAAACAGCGGAAATGCCAATGCATGCATCGGCGAGCAAGGTTACAAGGATGCAGTTGAAATGGCAGAGCTTACCGCAAATCTTCTTCAATGCGAGCCTGAAGAAATTTTGGTTGGGTCAACCGGTGTAATTGGCGTACCTCTTAACATGCCGTCAGTTCGTGCCGGTATTCGTACAGCGGTGCAAAAGTTATCTGAAAATGGAGGTCATGATGCTGAAGAAGCAATTATGACTACGGACTTAAGATCAAAAGAAATAGCGGTGGAGATTGAAATTCAGGATGCAAAGGTCATTATAGGCGGAATGGCAAAAGGTTCAGGAATGATCCATCCAAACATGGCTACAATGATTGGAGTCATTACTACTGATGCAAATATATCCCGTGGCCTCCTTGACAAAGCTTTAAAGGAAGTTGTGAAAAAAACATTTAACAGGGTATCGGTTGACGGTGATACC is drawn from Pseudobacteroides sp. and contains these coding sequences:
- a CDS encoding FHA domain-containing protein, giving the protein MNVFAWILSEIIEALFISGAEFTRKLLISQDTLDNWKKGKYMPSDGLSSKRCTINELIKQINDRYVKVLRSGTISSDEIIGILIKSGLPQQAKDELLTYAGNDDFPGKVLRAAYEYEKIKNDDGYTLTMVVENPVYPYLVRRINEGSDPTAKDKTEKINIDKRDFIIGRKNKNADYVCNNSFVSKNHAEIFVREGRYYLMDLGSTNGTFVNGKRIDKLVDTEIINNDKIKFADWEYTFVIPED
- the argJ gene encoding bifunctional glutamate N-acetyltransferase/amino-acid acetyltransferase ArgJ, whose amino-acid sequence is MNTIFEGGITSPKGFLAAGEACGIKKNGKKDIAIISSIDTAVAAGVFTTNKVKGHSLQVTMEHIKSGYSRALVINSGNANACIGEQGYKDAVEMAELTANLLQCEPEEILVGSTGVIGVPLNMPSVRAGIRTAVQKLSENGGHDAEEAIMTTDLRSKEIAVEIEIQDAKVIIGGMAKGSGMIHPNMATMIGVITTDANISRGLLDKALKEVVKKTFNRVSVDGDTSVCDMVVAFANGEANNSGIVKENVDFEAFKKGFEYVCTFLAREIAKDGEGATKLVEIAVNGASSEEDAYNAVCSVAKSPLVKTAIFGEDANWGRILTAVGYSGADFDPNLVDISIGSLMVCRNGCALDFDEAAAKKVLKEKEIKIAINLKKGQFSDRMWTCDFSYDYVKINGSYRT